A genomic window from Quercus lobata isolate SW786 chromosome 10, ValleyOak3.0 Primary Assembly, whole genome shotgun sequence includes:
- the LOC115963794 gene encoding F-box protein At5g49610-like gives MENSRQRRGSNHNGKMQKGAFYLPPEILCEILSRLPVKYILRCRSVCKEWCHLTLGPQFINLQLSRVNHQLPQLILKSDHKVDLQSLLLLDTEGCNINKIPFKKMSCTSKRLNCLRLMCSCDGLLCIAADYLIQPVIILNPITRESVILPSPKRRAYVVSHQIGFHLDPSSGKYKVVREYRNMNSLNRDEGSSFEIITIGDSSWRKLSAPPVPIDYGLGAAVYWNGAFHWKIQERNDKSGDNCILGFNVSDEKFYTISCHVRFGSSEYDLLVLGGCLSLVEHDVHLMRIWKVTGTKDEGYSLSFHCTYDTCVRWNKYLHYSVICQTNADSFLLKVSREDGENGPNHWFVQFFPGKALYSYLNIPGLPSRFRGVYFKPSFVSPKAALPCYS, from the coding sequence ATGGAGAACTCGAGACAAAGACGAGGGAGCAATCACAATGGTAAAATGCAGAAGGGAGCATTTTATTTGCCACCAGAGATATTATGCGAGATTCTTTCCAGACTTCCTGTAAAATATATCTTAAGATGCAGAAGCGTCTGTAAGGAATGGTGTCACTTGACTCTAGGCCCTCAATTTATCAACCTGCAACTGAGTAGAGTGAATCATCAACTTCCTCAACTCATCCTCAAATCAGATCATAAAGTCGATTTGCAGAGCCTACTTCTACTGGACACTGAGGGATgcaatattaacaaaattccTTTTAAGAAAATGTCTTGCACTTCGAAGAGGTTAAATTGCCTTCGGCTAATGTGTTCTTGCGATGGTTTGCTCTGTATAGCTGCGGATTACCTTATACAACCTGTGATTATATTGAATCCAATAACAAGAGAGAGTGTTATTTTGCCATCACCAAAAAGAAGAGCGTATGTAGTGAGTCATCAGATTGGTTTTCACCTTGACCCCTCATCCGGTAAATACAAAGTTGTACGAGAATATAGAAATATGAATAGTTTGAATCGTGATGAAGGCAGCAGTTTCGAGATAATTACAATTGGAGATAGTTCATGGAGAAAATTGAGTGCACCTCCTGTCCCAATTGACTATGGCTTGGGTGCGGCAGTATACTGGAATGGGGCCTTCCACTggaaaattcaagaaagaaaTGACAAAAGTGGTGACAATTGCATCCTTGGTTTCAATGTAAGTGATGAGAAGTTTTACACCATCTCTTGCCATGTCAGGTTTGGATCTTCGGAGTATGACTTGCTGGTTTTAGGAGGGTGTTTGTCATTAGTAGAACATGATGTTCATCTCATGAGAATATGGAAGGTAACAGGAACGAAGGATGAAGGATATTCCCTCTCCTTCCACTGCACATACGATACTTGTGTGCGGTGGAACAAATATCTCCATTATTCAGTGATTTGTCAAACTAATGCAGATAGTTTCTTGCTGAAGGTGTCACGTGAAGATGGCGAAAATGGTCCAAACCATTGGTTTGTGCAGTTTTTCCCTGGTAAGGCACTTTACTCATATCTGAACATTCCCGGCCTTCCTAGCCGCTTCAGGGGCGTTTACTTCAAACCCTCTTTTGTCTCTCCAAAAGCTGCTTTGCCTTGTTATTCTTGA